In Camelina sativa cultivar DH55 chromosome 13, Cs, whole genome shotgun sequence, the genomic window CTGGACCCCTGTATAACAAAGGGAAATTGTCTCATCTAACACCCTAGTCATTCCACCCCTCATATCTCTTGGACCAGTAACATTCTACCTAAGCCGGCTAAGGCTTTCTGAGTGTAGAAAGCCTGAAAAATTCCCATATGTATTTACACCATCTTGCTTAGGTTGTATATTCCAACTTCAACATGGACGGTAATAAAGTGCAGAGGAGAAGCCGAAATCTGAATCACAGCAGGAAAGGCAACGAAATCTAAGATGATACCACAACATAAGTGCTATATATACACAGCCAAGCAATGGCCAATTTCGAAACTTTAAGCCGATAGTGCAGAGTGTGTCCCTTAGAAACAGTTATTGGAATGTCCAAAATAATCACCACTAACTGGTCAGAGCAGTGGCAATCACAAAACTTCCGTTTGATACCTGAGTCACTATCACTTATATCTTCCTGGTCTGAGAAGGTTTCAAGTAAATTGACTAATCGAGTACTAACCTCTATTCTAAAAACCATCACCACCGAGCTCATCCCCTTGCCAAATTTTACTCTGCTTTGTAGTTTTCTCCTCTTCTATATTCTTAGTTCTTTCAGATGCATTCTCAGCTGAGTTCTTGTTTTCACTATCAGTTTCCATAAAACTCCCTTGTTCTTCACTTTTAATACGAGGGTCCTGTCCGAACCTCACAGCATCAAGGTCATTCTCTACATTACTAGGCGCACAACCATCATTGTTAAAAGATGGTCTAAAAGAGCTGGTAGTATCGTGTCTATAACCAAATCGTCTTCTCTCAGCATTAACATCAATACCAAATCGTTCAGAATGAATCTGACCTTCAAAGAAATCATCACTGTAGTCGACCCTTTCTCGAGGATCCAAGTTTCCATGGTTTCTATATGCAACACGATCACATGGTTTCCTAAATGAGTTGCCATCTCTTCCATAACCTCGACCCCTTGCATAACCTCGGCCCCTTGCATAACCCCGGCCCCTTCCAACATTTGATGGTCTATGTGAGAAAGGTGGAGAATTGTGTCTTCTGACAACCCTATCCCTTGAATAACCAGAATGGTCAGGCGAGCTCATCCTCTCCATTTTATAACCTGAGGGTGATCTCCTATGAGAAAAGTCTGTATTATGCCCACTGAACTCTTCCTGTGATCTGTTCCTAAAAGACGAGGATGGACCATCTGATCGTTCTCTTGATCTAACTGGGGACCGTGAGCGAAATCCAGGATATTCTCGTTTGGGGTTATTTGAAAACTTTGTTTGTCCTCGAGCAAAACAACCATTTCGACCTTGATACGGACGTAAGGGATTCATAAACATTGGTTCTGTGTTGTTGTTGCATTGTAATCCCCTTGTAAATTTTTCACCATCTCTACTAAATCCGTGAAATGCAGATGCATCCTCTTTATTTGTTGGTCCTCTATTATATGAAAAGTTAGGGGTTCTTCTCGTAAAGGAGTGAGAATAAGGTGCTACTTCATCATTCGCAGACCGTCTTCCTCTCTGAAAACTACCCCTAAAGCCACCACCCCGACGAGTGTTTCCATGATTATCAAACTCAAAATCTGCATTCACAAGATGAAAGTCATATTGAGTTCTAGAAAGAATGAGCTTTATCTTCTATAGAAAAAACATAGACATGACTTTACTTTTTGTGTCCTGGTCATGCAGATTGCTTTCTGTGTTATCAGGTAATCTCCTTCTGTCAGGCATGAAATTTAACCTTGGGCTTCTCATGAATTTACCATGGTATCTCTCACGCGAGAACTTGTAGGATTCATCACTAGCAAAGTAAAcaataattgtaaattttaatacaCAAAGATCTCAATAAGAatgagattgaaaaaaaaaggtctcAGAAATATCACCTCCCTCTCATAAGATACTTCGGCGGTTCAAGCGGGAAATTAGGAAATCTATCTCTTTCCATTCGGAGTGGCACAAAGCTGCCTGAAGCATCTAGTTCCTTATTTGGAGATTTACTAGAAACCTGAGCTAAGTTTATAATCCGACTCTGGCTACCATCACTGCACTCTGCAGGAGGATCATTGTCAACAGTAGATATTTCTGCCTTGTATGAAACTGGACTGCTGTTATCTACTATTTCAGGGTTTTCAATCCCGCCTGACACTGTAGACATACCAGACATTCCTTCACCATCCTGAACTATCCGACCTTCGTTTTCACCTGATCCATCAAATACTCTACTTTGAAGTTCTGGAGTATGTCTCTTAGTATGAACTTCAGTGCTTGCCATTTCAACTAATTTCAAACATGACTCATCAGCAGcatatttcttaaatttatttatagatgATGAGGTAGAGCATTCTTTAATATGTTTATTACCTGTATTACCAAGAACTGCAGGTtgactctctttctcttccacaCTGCTCGAATTTTGAAAGCCGCCATGGTATGGAACATTAATGTTCCTTTGTTCAGTCTCAGAACCACCACACTCGGCATGTGAAATCTCATTACCTTCACTGAAAAAGGCAGCTGGTCTTTGGACCTCCCTGTCATCGTACAAATTCCTTTTCTCAACTTGCTTCTCTACTACTCTAAATAGATCATGACCACAATCTGATTCAAACCCATAACTGTATAACTGTTCCTCTAGCTTTTTACCAGATGAAATAATCTTTTCTTCATCAGAATGTTCATCAGTTCCACGAGAATTACGAGGGAGTTCTTTAGATATACAGGTCTTGCAATCATCTAGAAATTTCTCTTCAGTCAATGATGTAACATTTACACCTGAAGCATTGAGGTTATGATCTCCATGACCAGAACTTGAACTGGTCGTTTGAACTACACCATGTTTCAGCACTTCGCATAACTTACCATTAGCTGCACTGCTATTCTGGCCTGAATTTTCATTTAGTGTACAGTCAGGATAACTCTGAACGCATGGAATTATTGCCATTCCATTCAAGGACATTGGTTCATTGCTGATACTATTAGAACAAGGTATATATTTATCCTTCTGATATGGCGTAGAACTTGTAGGTAAATCAGGGACCTCACATGATTGCATTATTGGTATATAGGGATGATTCAACGTTTCATCTGTCCTATTGAAAACTTCCGAGTGGGTGAAGGTTTTTGGCTCAGCCTTTACTGATATAGGAGCCACTGGCTTCAAAATGCCAGATGAGGGACTATTTCCTTGACTGAGTCTACTACTAACAATCTCCTGTTTCACTCCTTTATTAGATATCCCgattgggaaaacttgagcacTCTTAGTGTCCTGCCTAACACTCTCTTCAATGAATTCTGACTTCACAGTCCTAAGGTTTACCGAGTTCACATTTCCAGCAGTCATTGTAGGTCTGGAAAAACTTGTACAAGCAGCTCTTGAATCTGATGTGGTAGCTGATACAGAAGGTAATTTTTCAAGAGGAGGGTATGAACTGAGGCCTAGACTAAGTGAACATGTGGGATTAACCTGATGATCAAACTTCATTAAAGTCTTCACAGGAGATCTAAACTCTACAATTTCCTTCTGTTTATCAGAAACCGGCTTTGCAATAACAGTCGTATCACGACAACTTGATTTCTCTATGACATGAAGGCTTCTGTTACTGTTTAAGAATGCAGCAGTTGTCTTAATTCTATTAGAGCGATCTAGAGGATCTTCCCAAGCATCCATGGTAGTATTCAAATCCCAGTTTGATCTGCTCACACCACTTTGATTGCCAGACTTGGTGGTACAATTAGAAATAGAAACTGTGTTATGAGGGGCACAAACTACTCCCTTGCTTAATGACAAATTCAGTGATGTCGGCTCTTCATTCTCCCAACACGGAGAACTGTTTTTAGTATTACATCCTAGCCGTAAGGAAACAGTATTAGCACCAGAAGATGATTCTGTTTGACTCTCTCCTCTGAGAGTTTCCTTGTCACCTGACTCCCTGACATTGTCATGAGTCTGAAGAACAGTTTTTCCTACTTTAATCCCAGTTTGATCTGAGGTAACAACAAGAGCACCAACAGGAAGCGTTCCCAGAGAACAATGGAGCGAACTGCCAAGAATGTTAGAACTGTTGGAAGGGATATCAAAGCCTGCCAAAGGACTGGAGCGAATTGGAGAATTTGACTTCTCAACTTTCACTCTACTTTGGTCAAAAATTATGTTGCCAATGCTCTTCGCATTACCAGCAATTCCAACAGAAACAGATTGTTGTAACGAAGATGCTAGTTCTCCAATATTTGTCTTGGATGAACCACCAATCAATTTCTGATTTTGATCAGCATGAGATGAATCCAAAGCAACACTAGTAGTAGTATCAGCAGCTTCTTCCATTGCCGGCTGCACTaagtacttcctcttcttgattgGAACATCACTGCAACTCCAAGTAGGTGGTCTGATCCGAGGCTGGaacgaaacagaggaaaaaacatcaatcaatatgggaatttgtaaaaaaaaaatgtcggaGAAACAATCATTAGTCTTTAGTCGGAATAAAAACCTCTTGGTTTCCAGACATATCTAAAACGTCTTCACTTGTACTACCTTTTTCCAGGCTAACTTCACCTAACACACCTACAAAGATCAAATGTCAACATTAAGGGTCATtcatctattaaaaaaaaaaaaaaggcaaaaagtaGAACTCAGATCATAAATCTCACAAAGTATCTCTAAATAAACCCTAATAGACGCAAGCAAGTGAATGGAcaaaacaacaaccaacaaaactgtatgagaaaaaaaatgaagtcaACGATTAGAACTATAAAACTAAATCATTTAGTGGAGAAaaatctttgataaaaaaaacaatccaaaaaaagTATTGAATCCAAAATACGCAAAAAACAAAGATCGATGCAATAATAATTCCGATGGGAAACACTGacctaaaaaaatcaaactgacCAGAGGAAAGAGTacatcaaaaaaattgaaagtaaGCAAATCCACCGACAGTTTATAAATTGCAAGTTTAAAGACAGAAGAATTACACAGATttaaggaagaaagagaagagtttcGATGGggaggagagagaagaatctATCAAAAGACGGAAGAGTGATGAAGAGAGAAGtctgatggtgatgatgatgcaagtttccagtaaagaaacaaaaaaaaaagtacagagTTATTAGCTAAGAAAAATATAGGGATGAGAGAAgcaataagagagagagatgcgaAACAGGGCCACGCAAAGACACAACACAACCCTCTGCAGCCGCTACTTTgcctttatataataagatacacTTTGActcaacccttttttttttcactcaaccctttttttttctttttttttactacacaGAAAAATGAATGTTGatattataccaaaaaaagaatcatataaaaacgcttgaaatatgtataatatgagtgtatttttatagaaaaatagagtttaatatttgtaataagtctatttctcattttctctgaATTACATGGACAAGTAAAAGTCGctctttaaaattttcagtGGTTCTTAACAGTTGTGGCCGTTGTctcaaaatccttttttttttttttggctaattaAGAAGAATCAATGTCGAAgctgtaaataaaaaacatgaattagATTATTGAAAAGTTTTTAgtctttgcaaaaaaaaaaagaattattataaaCCGGATTAAAAATTTGCCTAGGTTTTTTCATGTTAATTACCACTAGGTCAATGATAATTGTATTCGTTTTGCTTGCGATGCGTCTCTCTTATATAATGGGccttagaccatcattagtggagtaccTCTCCTAAGCtactttcaaattaattaatcatataattaatactaatttaagtaAAGCAGTcctaagagtatttttgcaaaatcatttCTTTACTAGAGAATCCAAAGAAATATGctcaatcttttaaataataattttttaacataacaaccaaactgttttttttggttctttaccCAAAATACCAAACTTAAACTAACATAATCAGCAACATTTTCATATTGGGGACCCAATTTGCTGTTTCACATTGCAACAAGATTTGAGTTTTCTTATACACATCCAACACCAACCTAGCACAACGTAATCCTATCATACCAACAGAgaacaatcaaaacagagaagctttttgtttgttgcagcaaaaaaacagagcatagagagattagaaaaaagagtagagaagaagatgggagCTATATCATCTTCTAGATCTAAGATGTGCCAAACCAGCAAAGATTGTTCACTATTCTGCCTAAtcattcttttttcctttctcacaCTCTATCTGCAAAGCTTTCATCTTTTGTGAATTTAGCTCCTGACGCATACATTAGGAATAAAACTAGTATTAGTGCTTCAAAGTATCACAACCAAGATCATAGAAACAGAATCAGACTTGGCCAATGTAGACAAGGATACTGAGAATGCACAAGACGATTCACatacacacacaaccaaaattcaattaaattcTCAGCAACTGAACGACATTTCaataattgaatttgaaaaatcACCAGTCAAAAATTACGAGTTAATTTACGTAATGGGCAGCTTTTGACTAGCCTACACACACATTCAAAGAGAGCAACTAAATTGACCAGTCAAATATCTTCTGCATTTATTACTGTGGAATATTGAAATATTGATGAATTTACCAAACGGAGCCCAGATTTTTTACCAGAAATAATAAGTTAAGAGAGgaatgaatgaatgagagaGTCAGAGAGGAGGAGGCGTTACAGAAATTATAGGGAAAACGAAAGCTGCAACATTTTAGTGTAAAGTTGTAACAGCCTAACAACAACTGGTTTACAAGCTTCGTCTGTATCTATCTCTCCTTGAGACTCGGTCCCTTCCTCCTACTCCTCCGAGATATTAcaataaaccaaattaataaaaaaaaaaagtttccatcaTCAAATATGTTATTGAGGTTCCCATGATTTATAACCAACCATTCTGCAACACTCTTTTGTATTTGCGGAAATACCAAAGACTGAACTGAAGAAAGAAGATGGCTTCCTTAAAACTGGGTTCTAAATCTGAAGTCTTCCATCTAAGTGGTCACACATGGTtagtcctcttcttcttcgatggtTTTAATATCATTCAGTACCAAAAACTAAATGtctcatttctgttttgttttgtaatctgATCAGGCTTTGCTCGACTGGTCTTAAACCCGATGTAATGATCCAAGTCGAGGAACAAAGCTTCCATCTCCATAAGGTATCTTATATATGTGACcactatatattttctttatgaaTTTCTCACTCATATGATCACACACTTGCCATGTGTTTTTTATCATCAGTTTCCGTTGTTGTCAAGAAGTGGATATCTAGAAGCTCTGTTCGGCAAAGCATCTGAGACAACCTCTGTTGCTCAGCTTCATGACATTCCCGGTGGACCAGATGCGTTCTTGCTTGTGTCCAAGTTCTGTTACGGTGTCATAATTGAGGTCACACCTGAAAACGTTGTGAGTCTCAGATGTGCAGCAGAGTATCTCCAAATGAGTGAAAACTATGGAGATGCTAATCTCATCTATCTCACCGAGAGCTTCCTCAACGATCACGTTTTCGTAAACTGGGAAGATTCTATCAAAGCCTTGGAGAAATCATGTGAACAACCTAAAGTGTTACCTCTTGCTGAAGAACTTCACATTGTCTCTAGGTGCATTGGTTCTTTAGCCATGAAGGCTTGTGCAGAGGACAACACAAGTTTTTTCAACTGGCCAATCTCGCTACCAGAAGGAACcactagtactactactaccacCTTCTGGAACGGAATACAAACAAAGAACACGAGCCAGAACTGGTGGATCAACGATGTTTCATCATTCCTCGATCTCCCAATGTACAAAAGGTTCATCAAAACAGTTGAGTCCAGAGGCGTAAAAGCTGATACTATAGCAGCATCTGTCACGCATTACGCCAAACGGAACCTCCCTTTACCCGGCTGTTCTAGGAAGTCTGGTTCTTCTTCAGAGGAAGGTACTAATTATGGAGATGACATGTACTACTCACATGAAGATCAAAGAAGTCTCCTTGAGGAAATCGTGGAACTACTCCCTAACGATAAATGCGTTACATCCACCAAATTCTTGCTCAGGCTTCTTAGGACATCCATGGTTCTGCACGCCAGTCATGTCACTCAGGATATTCTGGAGAAGAAAATTGGTGAGCAGTTAGACAAAGCTGCTCTAGAGGATCTGCTAATACCAAACATGGGATACTCTGCTGAGACACTTTATGATATCGACTCTGTCCAGCGGATTCTTGATCACTTTATGTTGATGTTGGATTCGAGTATCGTCGAGGAGAAGCAGGTTATGGGAGAATCTTATCCTCTTAAGTCCATCACAAAGGTTGCTAGTCTGATAGACGGCTACTTAGCACAGGTAGCATCAGATGAGAACTTGAAGCTATCCAAATTCCAAGCACTTGGTGCTCTAGTCCCGGAAGATGTGAGGCCAATGGATGACGGTATCTACCGCGCAATCGATATATACATTAAGGTAAAGTAAACAACCTAtagttttgttatgttttgagTTCCAAAGTTATTAACTATTAGCTATACAGGCTCATCCATGGCTGacagagtcagagagagagCAACTATGTCTGCTGATGAATTGCCAGAAACTGTCACTGGAGGCATGCACACACGCAGCACAAAACGAGCGTCTACCATTGCGTGTCATAGTACAAGTATTGTTCTTTGAACAGATGCGGCTTCGGACATCTATAGCAGGATGGTTATTCGGGTCGGAAGACAACAATGACTCAAGCGGGGCGTTAGAAGGAAACAAGAACGGGAACGCAAATATGGTGATCCACGGGATGAGAGAGCGCGTTTACGAGCTTGAAAAAGAGTGCATGAGCATGAAGCAAGATCTTGACAAACTCGGTAAGACAAAAGAAGGACGCAACTTCTTCTCAAAGATATTCGGATTGAGGTCTAAGACTAAGACTTCACCTTGCGGCAAAGGAGGTGACGATCTAATGGTTCCTGAAACCAAGAACTGATAAGAGAAGAAAGAGCAATAACTAATAACGATATTACATGATGATCCTTACTCTTTAGGCACTTTGTTCcctttttgttcttgaatttacatgttttagacccTTTCGAAGTCGTAGGACTATTGGAGACATTCTTAAACTAATAGGATCTTTATCATAAGCACTTATTAGGGTTTGAATAATTGCAATGGATAATGCATACTAGCTAATCCCattgaaaagtgaaaaccttAAATTTCTTCAGCACCCAAGGGCACAACTAATAATATGAAAGGTCGAAACTGAATGAAGATgatattttagcaaaaaaattcCACCCCACAACCATGTTGTGTTgtatctcttttttatttttgtgtaatTGTGTTTGCATATGTAATTTCAAAGTAAGTTTAACAGAAGGAAAAAACACTACAAATACAACTGTgttctactttgaagattaaCTAGATAACTAGCAAACACAATTATTTGTGTTTGGAACTGTTAGATTAGACCCTTTatctaaaaacaagaaatggACTTCAAAGTCCTGAGCATTTGTTGGATAGCAAAAGAAAGAGTAGCCGATATAGAGTCGTTAGTCAGTGTGTAATATTAGATGCGTAATTAATAAAGCAAACATTGCTAATATAATAATGAAGTAGTGAAGTACAATGATATTGAGGGACTAGGCAATTGTGTGTGCGTGTGATGGTGGTTTCAAGGGTATACTGACGGCGGAGAGGCGGGGAGTTTATGGGTAGTGCCAGAGATGGAAACGACGACGGAGAGGTTATGGAGAGGGCATAGAGAGGCCAGCTTGCTCCGTTACAAAGAGAAACGACAAAACTGTCTTTTCTCTAAGCGGATTCGATATCAAGTTCGTGTAAAATCAAGTACTCAACGCTGAGAAACGTCCTCGTATTTAAAAAAAGTAAGCTTTTTTCACACACATTATCTCGGATTTGAGTGTGGTCTTGTTGATAGAGAAccggttatatatatatatagaaataaggatttgttgtcttgttgataGAGAACCGGTTTATGCGTGGAATTGTTGGTTTTAATCATCAGTCATTGGTGTTTGTATCTTTTTCAAGGGCCGGTTTGTGAAGAGAGACGATTGTGGACATACTAGTCTACTGAGATAACCAATTTTGCAACTTTTTAAGAAGAGGTTAGGGCTCAACCGGAGAAAACCGAGATTTGAAGATAATGTTGGTCTGTATAGGGGTCTTGACCAGCTCGGTTATGCAAAGATTTCGGTTTTGTTTGgccactctcttttttttttgagtttggcCACTCTCTTATTATTAGAAAGTTAACTAATTTCATCAGAACAATAATGATACGTTATAATGAGTTGAGCATACTAGTTGTTCCTTgttgttttaacttttcttcAGCATATTAAAACACATtctgtattaacaaaaaaaaaaaaaaaaaaaaaactaaaagagtgaaataattttaaaacagtaaaaattaagttataagaaaaaaatataatataataaaacgcTATCGAGATAAATCGTCCgttacataaaaaataaaaataaaaaatgcttttttttaattatcacaaCGGCTATATTACTGCCATGCGTATGGTTTCTctttttgtactctttttttttttttgcttctgaaGATGGTGaatgaacaaaaaaaccaaGGAAAGCTACCGTGGGATTGCTCGACAACTGTAATGTCGATGATGGATAGCATGGGGCACCTAATGGGAACTGATCTAGGGAGAAATTCACAAGATGCCGTCGAACATATGATCTTtatcagaatcattctgtgttTGTCTGTGTTATTATTATGTATTATTACGCCGACAACTGTAAATGCGCGGATTATTGTAtaatagaaatatattaattaatttaaatttatttaataaccatataaaaaaacttaacaaattaatataaatatcattaacattttttacacttttatttattcaaatcataaaatatcaaatatataacttatttaaatataatcataaatacattatacatatctcttaaagttatttattttttattgttcaactttgataataattttcattagtatttttaagcatatgaggtaataaaatattattaataataaaaacggaattttactatgtgatttaagtatataatttaagtttttcatataaactaacacataacctaaagtatttaataattaaaagataaactattttgaaagtaaaaaatacatatttcctataaaatcatatgaagtgcattcaaatttttaaaatatgattcccaaagatttttttttaaatatatatattttatatttcccttagtttttttttatatatttcccttagtttaagatatattgctagatttagttataatttttaattcttgtaATAAAAAgctagatagaaaataaaaaatcattttgttttttatattgaaaaatatttaaatgaaaatgaatggaggagaaaaagtcaattcacaatttatgtaatttcagttataatttaatagtaaagaatgaatttaaagtatacattactgtatataataaaatatgttgtttaattaaaaataaatattaaatgtcaaatagaccaataaggagagagtgaaatattactttttttatgtatatatgacTATTTGGAAACACTCTTAAACCATATGATCTTTATCAGAATCACTTACTAGGGTTTGAATAATTGGAATGATGGATAATGCATACTAATCCTattgaa contains:
- the LOC104735366 gene encoding uncharacterized protein LOC104735366 — encoded protein: MSGNQEPRIRPPTWSCSDVPIKKRKYLVQPAMEEAADTTTSVALDSSHADQNQKLIGGSSKTNIGELASSLQQSVSVGIAGNAKSIGNIIFDQSRVKVEKSNSPIRSSPLAGFDIPSNSSNILGSSLHCSLGTLPVGALVVTSDQTGIKVGKTVLQTHDNVRESGDKETLRGESQTESSSGANTVSLRLGCNTKNSSPCWENEEPTSLNLSLSKGVVCAPHNTVSISNCTTKSGNQSGVSRSNWDLNTTMDAWEDPLDRSNRIKTTAAFLNSNRSLHVIEKSSCRDTTVIAKPVSDKQKEIVEFRSPVKTLMKFDHQVNPTCSLSLGLSSYPPLEKLPSVSATTSDSRAACTSFSRPTMTAGNVNSVNLRTVKSEFIEESVRQDTKSAQVFPIGISNKGVKQEIVSSRLSQGNSPSSGILKPVAPISVKAEPKTFTHSEVFNRTDETLNHPYIPIMQSCEVPDLPTSSTPYQKDKYIPCSNSISNEPMSLNGMAIIPCVQSYPDCTLNENSGQNSSAANGKLCEVLKHGVVQTTSSSSGHGDHNLNASGVNVTSLTEEKFLDDCKTCISKELPRNSRGTDEHSDEEKIISSGKKLEEQLYSYGFESDCGHDLFRVVEKQVEKRNLYDDREVQRPAAFFSEGNEISHAECGGSETEQRNINVPYHGGFQNSSSVEEKESQPAVLGNTVEMASTEVHTKRHTPELQSRVFDGSGENEGRIVQDGEGMSGMSTVSGGIENPEIVDNSSPVSYKAEISTVDNDPPAECSDGSQSRIINLAQVSSKSPNKELDASGSFVPLRMERDRFPNFPLEPPKYLMRGSDESYKFSRERYHGKFMRSPRLNFMPDRRRLPDNTESNLHDQDTKNFEFDNHGNTRRGGGFRGSFQRGRRSANDEVAPYSHSFTRRTPNFSYNRGPTNKEDASAFHGFSRDGEKFTRGLQCNNNTEPMFMNPLRPYQGRNGCFARGQTKFSNNPKREYPGFRSRSPVRSRERSDGPSSSFRNRSQEEFSGHNTDFSHRRSPSGYKMERMSSPDHSGYSRDRVVRRHNSPPFSHRPSNVGRGRGYARGRGYARGRGYGRDGNSFRKPCDRVAYRNHGNLDPRERVDYSDDFFEGQIHSERFGIDVNAERRRFGYRHDTTSSFRPSFNNDGCAPSNVENDLDAVRFGQDPRIKSEEQGSFMETDSENKNSAENASERTKNIEEEKTTKQSKIWQGDELGGDGF
- the LOC104735368 gene encoding putative BTB/POZ domain-containing protein At5g13600: MASLKLGSKSEVFHLSGHTWLCSTGLKPDVMIQVEEQSFHLHKFPLLSRSGYLEALFGKASETTSVAQLHDIPGGPDAFLLVSKFCYGVIIEVTPENVVSLRCAAEYLQMSENYGDANLIYLTESFLNDHVFVNWEDSIKALEKSCEQPKVLPLAEELHIVSRCIGSLAMKACAEDNTSFFNWPISLPEGTTSTTTTTFWNGIQTKNTSQNWWINDVSSFLDLPMYKRFIKTVESRGVKADTIAASVTHYAKRNLPLPGCSRKSGSSSEEGTNYGDDMYYSHEDQRSLLEEIVELLPNDKCVTSTKFLLRLLRTSMVLHASHVTQDILEKKIGEQLDKAALEDLLIPNMGYSAETLYDIDSVQRILDHFMLMLDSSIVEEKQVMGESYPLKSITKVASLIDGYLAQVASDENLKLSKFQALGALVPEDVRPMDDGIYRAIDIYIKAHPWLTESEREQLCLLMNCQKLSLEACTHAAQNERLPLRVIVQVLFFEQMRLRTSIAGWLFGSEDNNDSSGALEGNKNGNANMVIHGMRERVYELEKECMSMKQDLDKLGKTKEGRNFFSKIFGLRSKTKTSPCGKGGDDLMVPETKN